Proteins from a genomic interval of Blastocatellia bacterium:
- the nuoE gene encoding NADH-quinone oxidoreductase subunit NuoE: MFSPEIEQKIEATINKYPHKRSALLPLIHIAQNEQGQITEEAIAYIAEKLDLMPVEVYEVVTFYSMYFLDPIGKYNLQVCRTISCMLCGAYDILDHLRNKLGIKNGEVTKDGRFRLTEVECLGSCSTAPAMQVNFDYHENLTTEKVDQILAKLP; the protein is encoded by the coding sequence ATGTTTTCACCAGAAATTGAACAAAAAATAGAAGCTACAATCAATAAATACCCTCATAAACGTTCTGCTCTTTTGCCTTTAATCCATATTGCTCAAAATGAGCAAGGACAAATTACAGAAGAAGCAATTGCTTATATTGCTGAAAAGTTAGATCTTATGCCAGTTGAAGTTTATGAGGTAGTAACTTTCTACAGCATGTATTTTCTAGATCCGATAGGCAAATATAACCTTCAAGTGTGCCGCACTATTAGTTGTATGCTTTGTGGAGCATATGACATCCTGGATCATTTACGTAATAAATTAGGTATTAAAAATGGAGAAGTGACTAAAGACGGACGTTTCCGCTTAACAGAAGTGGAATGTTTAGGCTCTTGTTCTACGGCTCCAGCAATGCAAGTTAATTTTGATTATCACGAAAATCTTACTACTGAAAAAGTAGATCAAATTTTAGCAAAATTACCCTAG
- a CDS encoding Rpn family recombination-promoting nuclease/putative transposase yields MKYDIVLKELFQATSNRLVQLLVGENLQVVEQLNIEFAEVATRRADLVMRLSNGRIYHLELQSIDDEEMVLRMLEYYWLIFKQYRQIPLQQVIYVGNKVFNGTTSISHPNLQFSYQLIDIRSFPANFLLESNFLSDNLLAILCRSSDTRFVIAQILEKISLLPRHDREDALTKLFILSGLRNFETLILQELNSMSTSFDIRDNSFLSGIFQQGHQEGINTGLQQVFNKVFKKKLQQSYKNS; encoded by the coding sequence ATGAAATATGACATAGTATTAAAAGAATTATTTCAAGCAACATCAAATAGATTAGTACAATTGCTAGTAGGAGAAAATTTACAAGTAGTAGAACAACTAAACATAGAGTTTGCAGAAGTAGCAACACGTAGAGCAGATCTAGTAATGAGATTAAGTAATGGAAGAATTTATCATTTGGAACTTCAAAGTATAGATGATGAAGAAATGGTTTTAAGAATGCTAGAGTATTACTGGCTAATCTTTAAGCAATATAGACAAATTCCTTTGCAACAAGTTATCTATGTCGGAAATAAAGTATTTAATGGTACTACCAGTATTTCTCATCCTAATTTACAATTTAGCTATCAACTTATTGATATTCGTTCTTTTCCTGCTAATTTTTTATTAGAAAGTAATTTTCTGTCCGATAATCTACTAGCTATTCTTTGTCGTTCAAGTGATACTCGGTTTGTTATTGCTCAAATTCTTGAAAAAATTTCCCTTCTTCCTCGACATGATAGAGAAGATGCTTTAACTAAACTTTTTATTTTATCTGGTCTTAGAAACTTTGAAACCCTTATTTTACAGGAGCTTAACTCTATGTCTACCTCTTTTGATATCCGTGATAACTCTTTTCTTTCTGGTATTTTCCAGCAAGGCCATCAAGAAGGCATTAACACTGGTCTTCAACAGGTCTTCAACAAGGTCTTCAAGAAGAAGCTGCAACAATCTTACAAAAACTCTTAG
- a CDS encoding NADH-quinone oxidoreductase subunit D, translating to MSKVLEYSPTKTFEQQVRETALDSNITVSMGPQHPSTHGVLRLEVVLDGETVVNTIPDIGYLHTGMEKIMETKKYQQNITITDRMDYLNPMGNNLGYVMCIEKLLGIVDDIPERAKTIRVMLVELQRIASHMVWLGTHALDIGAMSMFFYCFREREKILNIFEAVCGGRMTVSFFRVGGLPYDIPDFVPGLVKEFCDNFPNALKEYDTLLTGNKIFQNRTRGVGIITAEDAIAWGVTGPSLRGSGIDYDVRRYDPYCGYENYDFDVPVEKDGDVFARYMVRMRELRESHKIVKQTLKRLEPGPVKADTPKVCLPDREVMLNQMDALIHHFLLAGLGFTVPPGEAYHAIEGSKGEYGVYIISDGSENPYRVHVRGPSFVNLQALPMMAKGEMIADTVAIIGSLDIVLGEIDR from the coding sequence ATGTCCAAAGTGTTGGAATATTCCCCTACTAAAACATTTGAACAACAAGTTCGTGAAACTGCGCTAGATTCTAATATTACCGTTAGCATGGGGCCACAACACCCTTCTACACATGGTGTGCTACGTTTAGAAGTTGTTCTTGATGGTGAAACCGTAGTTAATACCATTCCTGATATAGGTTATTTGCATACAGGAATGGAAAAAATTATGGAAACCAAGAAATACCAACAAAATATTACCATTACTGATCGCATGGATTATCTTAACCCTATGGGAAATAATCTAGGTTATGTGATGTGTATAGAAAAATTGCTAGGTATTGTTGACGATATCCCTGAGCGTGCAAAAACTATTAGAGTCATGCTAGTAGAACTACAAAGAATAGCCTCTCATATGGTTTGGTTAGGCACTCATGCTTTAGATATTGGCGCGATGAGTATGTTTTTCTATTGTTTTCGAGAACGAGAGAAAATACTTAATATCTTTGAAGCAGTTTGTGGCGGTAGAATGACAGTTAGTTTCTTCCGTGTAGGTGGGCTTCCTTATGATATTCCTGATTTTGTTCCAGGACTAGTAAAAGAATTCTGTGATAACTTCCCAAATGCCTTAAAAGAATATGACACTTTGTTAACAGGCAATAAGATTTTCCAAAATCGTACTCGTGGAGTAGGAATAATAACTGCTGAAGATGCAATAGCATGGGGTGTAACAGGGCCTTCTTTACGTGGTTCTGGTATAGATTATGATGTACGTAGATATGATCCTTATTGTGGCTATGAAAACTATGATTTTGATGTACCTGTAGAAAAAGATGGAGATGTATTTGCTCGTTATATGGTGCGGATGAGAGAGTTAAGGGAAAGCCATAAAATTGTTAAACAAACCTTAAAACGCCTAGAACCTGGCCCGGTAAAAGCTGACACTCCTAAAGTTTGCTTACCTGACCGCGAAGTAATGCTTAATCAAATGGATGCACTAATCCATCACTTTTTACTAGCAGGACTAGGTTTTACAGTTCCACCAGGTGAAGCTTATCATGCTATAGAAGGCTCTAAAGGTGAATATGGAGTTTATATAATTAGTGATGGCTCAGAAAATCCTTATCGTGTACACGTCCGAGGCCCATCGTTTGTAAATCTACAAGCTTTGCCAATGATGGCTAAAGGCGAAATGATAGCAGATACCGTAGCAATAATAGGTAGTTTAGACATTGTTTTAGGAGAAATTGATCGCTAA
- the nuoF gene encoding NADH-quinone oxidoreductase subunit NuoF, translating to MAELKVLTARFNTPNSADIDTYLKDGGYQALAKALKMTQDDVINEVKKSALRGRGGAGFPAGVKWSFVPRQLNKPKYLVCNADESEPGTCKDRPLMEYDPHQLIEGMAIGGYALGSNLSFIYIRGEYWYLISILEKAIQQARDRGYLGKNILGTGFEHDIIVHPGAGAYICGEETALLNSLEGKRGHPRIKPPFPAVVGLYGCPTVVNNVETLAAVPHIINKGGDWYRSLGTEKSGGSKMFSLSGHVNRPGNYEVRMGYPLMDFINEEGGGMRGGKKLKAVIVGGSSVPIINAEDSAKCNLDYESCQSVGTMLGSGGVIVMDETTDIFETTFNLIRFYNHESCGWCTPCREGTDWLMKIFKKIKAGMGEESDLDLILKLCFNIEGRSHCPLGEAAVWPITSAIKKFPEDFKKRLHVRKSLPVVSMAK from the coding sequence ATGGCAGAATTAAAAGTTCTTACAGCAAGATTTAATACCCCTAATTCAGCAGATATTGACACTTATCTTAAAGATGGGGGTTATCAAGCACTAGCAAAAGCATTAAAAATGACCCAAGACGATGTGATCAACGAGGTCAAAAAGTCCGCCTTACGTGGTCGAGGTGGAGCAGGCTTTCCTGCTGGTGTAAAATGGAGTTTTGTTCCTCGTCAATTAAATAAACCAAAATACTTGGTTTGTAATGCTGATGAGAGCGAGCCTGGGACTTGTAAGGATCGTCCACTGATGGAATATGACCCACACCAATTAATTGAAGGTATGGCTATTGGTGGTTATGCTCTAGGGTCAAACCTATCATTTATCTATATTCGTGGTGAATATTGGTATTTGATCTCAATCTTAGAAAAAGCTATCCAACAAGCCAGGGATCGTGGTTATCTAGGAAAAAATATCTTAGGTACTGGATTTGAACATGACATTATTGTTCACCCAGGAGCAGGTGCTTATATTTGTGGTGAAGAAACCGCGCTGCTTAACTCACTTGAAGGTAAACGAGGTCATCCACGTATTAAACCTCCCTTCCCTGCTGTGGTTGGTCTTTATGGCTGTCCGACAGTAGTCAACAATGTGGAAACTTTAGCAGCAGTCCCCCATATCATTAACAAGGGTGGTGATTGGTATCGCAGCCTTGGAACAGAAAAAAGTGGCGGATCAAAAATGTTTTCTTTAAGCGGTCATGTTAACCGTCCAGGCAATTATGAAGTCAGAATGGGTTATCCATTAATGGATTTTATAAATGAAGAAGGCGGAGGAATGCGCGGTGGTAAAAAACTAAAAGCTGTAATTGTTGGAGGCTCATCTGTACCAATAATTAATGCTGAAGATTCTGCTAAATGTAATCTAGATTATGAATCTTGCCAAAGTGTAGGTACTATGCTTGGTTCAGGTGGTGTAATTGTAATGGATGAAACCACTGATATTTTTGAGACTACTTTTAATTTAATTAGATTTTATAACCATGAATCTTGTGGCTGGTGTACCCCTTGCCGAGAAGGTACAGACTGGTTAATGAAAATCTTTAAGAAAATAAAAGCTGGAATGGGTGAAGAATCCGACTTAGATCTAATCCTTAAGCTTTGCTTTAATATTGAAGGTCGTTCCCATTGTCCACTTGGTGAAGCGGCTGTTTGGCCTATTACTAGTGCTATAAAGAAATTCCCTGAAGATTTCAAAAAACGCTTACATGTGCGTAAATCATTACCAGTAGTGTCAATGGCTAAGTAA
- a CDS encoding NADH-quinone oxidoreductase subunit B → MGLENKLAEALPEVLTARLDDLVNWARKSSLWPATFGLACCAIEMMNMTSARFDVARFGAEVFRASPRQADVMIVAGRVSRKMAPVLRRIYDQMPEPKWVISMGACATAGGIFDNYAIVQGVHQVVPVDVYIPGCPPRPETLIYAIMKLQEKIQTESLRNRRDKIEEVIA, encoded by the coding sequence ATGGGTTTAGAAAATAAACTTGCCGAAGCTTTACCTGAAGTCTTAACCGCAAGGCTTGATGATTTAGTTAACTGGGCGCGTAAGTCTAGTTTATGGCCTGCTACTTTTGGACTAGCTTGTTGTGCTATTGAAATGATGAATATGACTAGTGCTAGGTTTGACGTTGCTCGTTTTGGAGCAGAAGTTTTTCGTGCTAGCCCACGCCAGGCTGATGTAATGATTGTTGCTGGCCGTGTTTCTAGAAAAATGGCACCCGTGCTACGTCGTATTTACGACCAAATGCCAGAACCTAAATGGGTAATTTCTATGGGTGCTTGTGCTACGGCTGGCGGTATTTTTGATAATTATGCAATTGTTCAAGGAGTTCACCAGGTTGTTCCTGTTGATGTTTATATTCCAGGTTGCCCACCAAGACCAGAAACTTTGATTTATGCAATTATGAAATTACAAGAAAAAATTCAAACAGAATCCTTAAGAAATCGCAGAGATAAAATTGAGGAGGTTATTGCGTGA
- a CDS encoding DUF4351 domain-containing protein, with protein sequence MLQKLLERKFGTLPQSVVDKIKLADASTLETWAINIFDINSLEEFLTL encoded by the coding sequence ATCTTACAAAAACTCTTAGAACGCAAATTTGGAACACTTCCGCAATCAGTTGTTGATAAGATCAAGTTGGCTGATGCTTCGACTTTAGAAACTTGGGCTATTAATATTTTTGATATTAATTCTTTAGAGGAGTTTTTAACACTTTAA
- a CDS encoding serine/threonine protein kinase encodes MHPASLIGQVLDQKYRIESQLGQGGMGAVYVATHLGTKRPVALKVIIPQYMAYSEFVERFRREAEAAGRLCHPNVVNVTDFGFADFGKDRITYLVMEYLQGCTLGEVLREESKLRLEFVINIVEQICAAVEEAHSQGIIHRDLKPDNIWLEPDIQGNYTVKILDFGLAKLEDEIAPINSLKDNSLYNIVIPNNTNNSLATVAQRGNTLSQLQESKTSIQPLVDKSSSSNVANLPVSDNDEVATHIQLSNPESNSEQTQKNNLHLTKKQSSEQLTRIGSILGTPIYMSPEQCRGEQLDGRSDIYSLGVMVYEMLVGETPFKGNLDLLINQHLTVLPDSLRKKRPDVPKAVDKLVMSALAKTPSERPANAAAFARALRSASEGTFALFRQAFGFYSEYFPQIFRLSVASYLIVIILAILLSISAANSEGSVSLQLNQEGFSKRNISSNIQLVAIFVTAIFYGFGHLVAAIISQLVFVEKLTQLKFFPLRSIQINIRKTIKKYLRPVLRTVIPLIIITSLGYILLIIPGIIINIYCLLVFPVLVIEKRQGFAALKRSKELISRVPATAFLTFLLMFAVPFLVATVIEAPAMELKLIKVKSLALDALVNSIASLLELLPIILINPLVYIMTILIYFKALHLGGETLTESSLQAIEEDAPPAKWQKLVQERFRIRNRSTISNKPKSL; translated from the coding sequence ATGCACCCCGCATCATTAATAGGTCAAGTATTAGACCAAAAATACCGCATCGAATCCCAACTTGGTCAAGGTGGGATGGGAGCAGTTTATGTTGCTACTCATCTTGGTACAAAACGACCTGTAGCCTTAAAAGTAATTATTCCTCAATATATGGCCTATTCTGAGTTTGTAGAACGCTTTCGCCGTGAAGCTGAAGCTGCTGGAAGACTTTGCCATCCTAATGTTGTTAATGTTACTGACTTTGGTTTTGCTGATTTTGGAAAAGATCGTATTACTTACCTTGTAATGGAATATTTACAAGGTTGTACATTGGGAGAAGTGCTAAGAGAAGAAAGTAAATTACGTTTAGAATTTGTTATTAATATTGTAGAACAGATTTGCGCCGCTGTTGAAGAAGCACATAGCCAAGGTATTATCCATAGGGATTTGAAACCAGATAACATTTGGCTAGAACCTGATATTCAAGGTAATTATACGGTAAAAATTTTAGATTTTGGACTTGCTAAACTTGAAGATGAAATAGCTCCTATTAATAGCCTTAAGGATAATAGCTTATATAATATTGTTATTCCAAATAATACTAATAATTCTTTAGCAACAGTTGCTCAAAGGGGTAATACTTTATCACAACTGCAAGAATCTAAAACTTCAATTCAACCACTTGTGGATAAAAGTAGTAGTAGTAATGTGGCAAATTTGCCTGTAAGTGATAATGATGAAGTAGCAACACATATACAGTTATCTAATCCTGAAAGTAATTCGGAGCAAACACAAAAAAACAATTTACATCTCACAAAAAAACAATCTTCTGAGCAACTTACTAGAATAGGTTCAATTCTAGGAACACCTATTTATATGTCGCCTGAACAATGCCGAGGCGAGCAATTAGATGGACGTTCTGATATTTATAGCTTAGGGGTTATGGTTTATGAAATGCTAGTAGGGGAAACACCTTTTAAGGGAAACTTAGATCTACTAATAAACCAACATTTGACGGTTTTACCTGACTCACTTAGAAAAAAACGTCCTGATGTTCCTAAAGCTGTAGATAAATTAGTGATGTCTGCACTTGCAAAAACACCTTCAGAACGCCCTGCTAATGCGGCTGCTTTTGCTCGGGCTTTACGTTCTGCCTCAGAAGGTACTTTTGCTTTATTTAGACAAGCTTTTGGTTTTTATAGTGAATATTTCCCACAAATTTTTCGCTTATCTGTAGCAAGTTACTTAATAGTGATAATTCTAGCTATTTTACTTTCAATTAGTGCTGCAAATTCTGAAGGTTCTGTATCTTTACAACTTAATCAAGAAGGCTTTTCTAAAAGAAATATTTCCTCAAATATTCAACTTGTAGCTATATTTGTAACAGCTATTTTTTATGGTTTTGGGCATTTAGTAGCCGCTATTATTAGTCAACTTGTTTTTGTAGAAAAATTAACTCAGCTAAAGTTTTTCCCTCTTAGATCTATACAAATAAATATTCGTAAAACTATAAAAAAATATTTACGACCTGTTTTAAGAACTGTAATTCCTTTAATTATCATTACTTCACTAGGCTATATACTATTAATTATTCCAGGGATAATAATAAATATATATTGTCTACTTGTATTTCCTGTATTAGTAATAGAAAAACGGCAAGGATTTGCAGCATTAAAAAGGTCTAAAGAATTAATAAGCCGAGTTCCAGCAACAGCCTTTTTAACATTTTTGTTAATGTTTGCCGTTCCTTTTTTAGTTGCTACAGTTATTGAAGCTCCTGCTATGGAACTTAAACTAATAAAAGTTAAGTCATTAGCTTTAGACGCTTTAGTAAATTCTATAGCCTCTTTACTAGAGCTTCTACCTATAATCTTAATAAATCCTTTAGTTTATATAATGACAATTTTAATTTATTTTAAGGCTTTGCATTTAGGTGGCGAAACCTTAACAGAAAGCTCTCTGCAAGCAATTGAGGAAGATGCACCACCAGCAAAATGGCAAAAGTTGGTACAAGAAAGATTTCGTATTCGTAATCGTAGCACTATTAGTAATAAACCTAAATCGTTGTAA
- a CDS encoding molybdopterin-dependent oxidoreductase yields the protein MSDTVKLKINGKDYEAPKGKLLIEVCLENDIHVPNFCYYPDLTPQAACRMCLVRIDKMHKLATSCTIEVGEGMNVTTESEELHDARKGMLDFILGNHPLDCPVCDKGGQCELQDMVFEHGTVYAHYNVKKNNTPEWRLSPFIAYDPQRCVRCYRCIRECTEVMDVNALGKIFRGTHEVIGPYGLGMDKEGMDKGYSLDCEQCGNCVEICPVGALLSVDSRFRSRPWDMKETVTTCTHCGDGCQMRLGTRGNNYVRVASKDMTGVNGEFLCVKGRYGCSFISNPERLTKPMIRRNGQLEEVSWEEALKFTAEKLKEISASSKDAVAVLGSPRLTNEANFTLRRFAEKGIGTRSFGQVADADWHQFFAHLTAPIATHQEVKKAKNILMIGGDATENHPLSGMVIRYAVRKHNARLMVVNSRRTKIARRQAKQFLHIRPNSEAAIVASLFESETELPRLAELAKVKVEQLQKLREQVFNSEELLIVVGPEVRGATLAALAQLAEVLNKQKERPIKYLPLATYNNTMGAIDMGLAPNGHSLMRAFGSQIQALYLAGSNPVEQYGTDWQIALKKLKFLAVADMFLTETAQMADVVFPVNSFAEQDGTFTNNTTQVQRVQRAIEGEGQVRPDWMVINALAREMRVDIGAKGSSVSIFRDIAAEIADYKGITYERIKKESAIKTTKILTKAREVVELCEDLRSECSRIDTSIDLNRTNVAQGEGLFRIGTMMRKSPVMHDAFVKDEEVQAATVNA from the coding sequence ATGAGTGATACAGTAAAGTTAAAAATAAATGGCAAAGATTATGAAGCACCCAAAGGAAAGCTTCTAATTGAAGTTTGTTTGGAAAATGATATTCATGTCCCTAATTTTTGTTATTACCCAGATTTAACCCCTCAAGCTGCTTGCCGAATGTGTTTAGTAAGAATTGACAAAATGCACAAGCTTGCTACTTCTTGCACAATAGAAGTAGGTGAAGGAATGAATGTCACTACTGAATCAGAAGAGTTACATGATGCTCGTAAAGGCATGCTGGATTTTATTTTAGGTAATCACCCATTAGATTGTCCTGTTTGTGATAAAGGCGGACAATGTGAATTACAAGACATGGTGTTTGAGCATGGTACAGTTTATGCTCATTATAATGTAAAAAAGAACAATACTCCAGAATGGCGACTTTCTCCATTTATTGCTTATGACCCTCAACGATGTGTTAGATGTTATCGTTGTATCCGAGAATGTACTGAGGTAATGGACGTTAATGCGTTAGGTAAGATTTTCCGAGGTACTCATGAAGTTATAGGGCCTTATGGCTTAGGGATGGATAAAGAAGGAATGGACAAAGGCTATTCCTTAGATTGTGAGCAATGCGGTAATTGTGTAGAAATTTGTCCAGTAGGTGCATTGCTTTCGGTTGATTCTCGCTTTCGTTCGCGTCCTTGGGATATGAAAGAAACCGTCACTACCTGCACACATTGCGGTGATGGTTGTCAAATGCGTTTAGGCACTCGCGGTAACAACTACGTAAGAGTTGCTTCTAAAGATATGACTGGTGTTAACGGTGAATTTCTTTGTGTTAAAGGTCGTTATGGTTGTTCTTTTATTTCTAACCCTGAACGCCTTACTAAACCAATGATTCGCCGAAACGGTCAATTAGAAGAAGTAAGTTGGGAAGAAGCCCTTAAATTTACTGCTGAAAAATTAAAAGAGATTTCTGCTAGTAGTAAAGATGCTGTTGCGGTTTTAGGAAGCCCAAGACTTACAAATGAAGCTAATTTCACTTTACGTAGATTTGCAGAAAAAGGTATTGGGACACGTAGCTTTGGACAGGTTGCCGATGCTGATTGGCATCAGTTTTTTGCTCATCTAACGGCCCCAATAGCTACACATCAAGAAGTTAAAAAAGCAAAAAATATTTTGATGATTGGTGGAGATGCTACAGAAAATCATCCGCTGTCTGGCATGGTCATTCGTTATGCTGTGCGCAAACATAATGCTCGTTTAATGGTTGTTAATTCACGTCGGACAAAGATTGCTAGACGACAAGCAAAGCAATTTTTGCATATCCGCCCAAATTCAGAAGCAGCTATTGTAGCTTCGCTTTTTGAGTCAGAAACAGAACTTCCAAGACTTGCTGAATTAGCAAAAGTAAAAGTTGAACAATTACAAAAGCTTCGTGAACAAGTATTTAACAGCGAAGAACTACTTATTGTTGTTGGGCCAGAAGTACGAGGAGCAACCCTTGCAGCCTTAGCTCAACTAGCAGAAGTTCTTAACAAACAAAAAGAAAGACCTATTAAGTATCTACCTTTAGCAACTTATAATAATACAATGGGTGCTATTGATATGGGACTTGCTCCTAATGGACATAGTTTAATGAGGGCTTTTGGTTCACAAATCCAAGCTTTATATTTAGCCGGTAGCAACCCGGTTGAGCAATATGGAACAGACTGGCAAATAGCCTTAAAGAAATTAAAGTTTTTAGCTGTTGCTGATATGTTTTTAACAGAAACTGCTCAAATGGCAGATGTAGTTTTTCCAGTAAATAGCTTTGCAGAACAAGATGGTACTTTTACTAATAATACTACTCAAGTTCAACGTGTCCAACGTGCAATTGAGGGAGAAGGACAAGTAAGACCTGATTGGATGGTAATTAATGCTTTAGCTCGTGAAATGCGAGTTGATATTGGAGCAAAAGGATCGTCTGTTTCTATTTTCCGTGATATTGCTGCGGAAATTGCTGATTACAAAGGTATTACTTATGAACGTATCAAGAAAGAAAGTGCTATAAAAACAACCAAAATTTTAACAAAAGCTAGAGAGGTTGTAGAACTTTGTGAAGATTTACGTTCAGAATGTTCCAGAATTGATACAAGCATTGACCTAAATCGAACAAATGTTGCACAAGGTGAAGGACTCTTCCGTATTGGCACAATGATGAGAAAATCCCCAGTAATGCATGATGCTTTTGTCAAAGATGAAGAGGTGCAAGCCGCAACAGTAAACGCTTAA
- a CDS encoding NADH-quinone oxidoreductase subunit A, translating into MINYLPILMMLGLSIVVAGTLVGVSQLLGQYIPTREKLMPYECGKDPVGSAHERFSVKFYMIALLFILFDIEAIFFVPWAVIFRQLAADLTAGKIYNLAANDLSKMFVFWEMLVFIAILLVGYIYVWKKGILDWRK; encoded by the coding sequence ATGATTAATTATCTTCCCATTTTAATGATGTTGGGTTTGTCTATAGTTGTTGCTGGGACATTAGTTGGTGTTTCTCAATTATTAGGTCAATATATTCCTACACGTGAAAAATTAATGCCTTATGAATGCGGCAAGGATCCTGTAGGTTCAGCACACGAGCGATTTTCTGTTAAGTTTTATATGATTGCTTTACTTTTTATTTTATTTGATATTGAAGCAATATTTTTTGTACCTTGGGCAGTAATCTTTCGTCAATTAGCAGCAGATTTAACTGCTGGTAAAATTTATAACTTAGCAGCTAATGACCTATCCAAAATGTTTGTATTTTGGGAGATGTTAGTTTTTATTGCTATACTTCTAGTCGGATACATTTATGTTTGGAAAAAAGGCATTTTGGACTGGAGGAAATAA